Genomic DNA from Caballeronia sp. TF1N1:
CCAAGGCGAATGGGGTCGTCGCTATCCGACGGTGGCTTCGGCATGGCGACGGGTGTGGGAGCGTGTCATTCCCTTCTTTACGTTCCCGCCAGCAGTACGCAAGGTGATCTACACGACAAACGCACTTGAAAGCGTGAATGCAGGTTTGCGCAAGATCATTCGCACGCGCGGCCACTTCCCGAGTGACGAAGCCGCGACCAAGCTGCTGTGGCTGGTATTACGCAACATCACGGCAGGCTGGACGCGTGCCGCACACGACTGGAAAGCCGCCATGAACCAATTCGCGATACTGTACGAGGCGCGCTTCACGCATCCCTACGACTGAAAGATCCTCAAACCGCTACCCGCTGAAAAGCGGGTTGCCTTAACTGCCTCAAACACAAAAAATCTGACAGTCCCGATTATTCGGAAGAGCTAGCGCGTTGGAATGTTCCAAATAAATTGACGCCGATTCTCCTTGATTCAGATGCCGCCGATGCCGCGTTCCTTCTCGCTTACTCTTTCAAGCTGCCTTAGCAGCAAGCGTTCGCATGCGAGTGAGGTTGTACGCCGCCTGAGTGAGCACGAAGAGCTGGTCGACTCGCTTCAGACCTCGATACATCGCCTGCCGAATTCTGCCAACGGTCTTTGCCCATCCGAACACCTGCTCGATGCGTTTGCGTTTGCACTGACTGATTGCATAGCCTGGCCATCGTGTGGTTCGAGCGTCAATCGCGGAACCGCCCGCGCGTGCATCGTTTTGCGCCACGTGCGGTGTCACGTTGTTCTCGCGACACGTCGCCACGAAGCCCGCCGTATCGTAGTTCTTGTCAGCACCGACCGTTATGGTCGTACCGGCAAATTGCGCAGCATCCGCAAGCATCTGCGCGGCCGCATCCCGTTCGGCCGTGCCATTGGCCTGCGTGACCTGTGCGTTGACCACGAGACCATGCCGATTATCGGTCAGCACGTGACCCATGTAACAAAGCACCGCGCCCGTGCCACGACTCTTGCGGAACAAGCGCGCCTGACTGTCCGTGCTGGATTCATGGGTGTCGTTGCTGCGTTTCTCGCCGCGCCAGTTCTCCTGCGAGCCGTCTCCGCCCTCAGGCGGCGAATCGTCATCCGACTTTGTCTTGGGCACGAAACTCTTGTGTCCCGCCCACGCCTGAATGAGCGTGCCGTCGACGCTGAAGTGCTCGCCCGACAGGTGACCTTGCACGCGCGCCGTCTCGACAGTCTCGTTGAACAAGCTGACCATGACATCGTGGACCATCAGCCGGTCGCGGTTCTTGCTGAAGGTAGAGTGGTCCCAGACCGCATCATCCATCGCCAGTCCGACGAACCATCGAAACAGCATGTTGTAGGAGATTTGCTCCATCAGCATGCGTTCGCTGCGAATCGAATACAACACCTGCAACAACAGCGCGCGTATCAGTTTCTCCGGCGCGATGCTCGGGCGACCGCCCTTGGCCTCGCTCTCGTACATGCGCGAAAACACCTCGTCCATGCGCCTGAGCGCCTCGTTCAGCCACAGGCG
This window encodes:
- a CDS encoding IS5 family transposase — protein: MRGPDSYTESMFTMSRLDDFVPANHPLRPIRLWLNEALRRMDEVFSRMYESEAKGGRPSIAPEKLIRALLLQVLYSIRSERMLMEQISYNMLFRWFVGLAMDDAVWDHSTFSKNRDRLMVHDVMVSLFNETVETARVQGHLSGEHFSVDGTLIQAWAGHKSFVPKTKSDDDSPPEGGDGSQENWRGEKRSNDTHESSTDSQARLFRKSRGTGAVLCYMGHVLTDNRHGLVVNAQVTQANGTAERDAAAQMLADAAQFAGTTITVGADKNYDTAGFVATCRENNVTPHVAQNDARAGGSAIDARTTRWPGYAISQCKRKRIEQVFGWAKTVGRIRQAMYRGLKRVDQLFVLTQAAYNLTRMRTLAAKAA